A genomic window from Nematostella vectensis chromosome 9, jaNemVect1.1, whole genome shotgun sequence includes:
- the LOC5498621 gene encoding mucin-5AC: MCSKQTQDLDKRVKLEEKEVQALVSPRARCESRSPPVMGTKSIAKMASVSYEDASPIKHAVILSNALSAWRSIPIVLDALFPGTVAPNRCRSTSAASITSDLTILTAPQSGSSRILLPAGQQEPLLPRVNEEEALTVSKQLAAKSLASVKGPEPTQPMGKERQFKPEYTMGLLAVLARVVSRVNRLTSSNSSTIDGNRLLPMKTAAPSFAEFGIALSPVLMFNIRRKDHDENSLDTALHESTLQMSKTVSAAMSTAHVNISANSRTATVASFKNVETELQQKDASSDNYNKSISSSRDIGGHMLRTVSRPLSAPMPRRSTSISDLARDLPTPRQAAHSVSLPTPARFSDDEQAKPAKLRLDAPKPQSALVTSTKTKAVEPQSVMASKPSSASASPSNTYRTQNTDQVKSGSSIHAPTSNEDIIKAMSSSATSPKTTERFASKPEVKDACETESPSLLTAYDIQEKINSLSIHAKETRTQKRRRRREKAKLYASLRALSNETTPANDSKADNTQASVTEIDEDVTTTVASFKNVKTKLQQKDASSGNDNKSVNSSRDIIGHMLRIVSHPSSAPMPRRSTSISDLARDLATPRQAAHSVSLPDLTMVQTPARFSNGEQAKPSKLRLDAPKPQSALVTSTKTKAVEPQSVMASKPSSASASPSNTYRTQNTDQVKSGSSIHAPTSNKDRIKAVSSSAMAPKTSERFTTKPGSSIDAPTGNKDRIKAVSSSVTASKTSEHFATKPGSSIDAPTGKKDRIKAVSSSVTASKTSERFATKPGSSIDAPTGNKHRIKAVSSSVTAPKTSERFATKPGSYIDAPTGNKGRIKAVSSSATTSKTTGRLAPSGLSLHALPRNIDRTSSSKSISSKRSSDSGPSAYTLRVIRENLRTSSLSVTPPERSLQTPVPPKPTEAQKRKARRVKLEMYLSMSLNTQGVHRRGSSNTPSAAKRTIKMTEDAFPTTGTSGGRQKATVIDRADASKCPTG; this comes from the coding sequence ATGTGCAGTAAACAGACCCAAGACTTAGACAAAAGAGTAAAACTCGAAGAAAAGGAAGTTCAAGCATTAGTTTCCCCTCGTGCGCGGTGTGAGTCCAGATCACCTCCTGTCATGGGCACCAAGTCCATCGCGAAAATGGCTTCAGTGTCATATGAAGATGCGTCGCCAATCAAACACGCGGTTATCCTTTCTAACGCTCTGAGTGCTTGGCGGTCAATTCCAATCGTCTTGGACGCTCTTTTCCCAGGCACTGTAGCACCAAACCGCTGTAGATCAACCAGCGCTGCTTCGATTACCAGTGACTTGACGATCCTCACAGCACCACAATCCGGGAGCTCCAGAATATTATTACCCGCAGGGCAACAAGAGCCTTTGTTACCAAGGGTTAATGAAGAGGAAGCACTAACTGTCAGTAAACAGCTAGCAGCCAAATCACTTGCATCAGTGAAGGGCCCAGAACCAACTCAGCCCATGGGGAAGGAGAGACAATTTAAGCCCGAGTACACCATGGGCTTGCTAGCAGTACTGGCTAGAGTAGTAAGCCGTGTTAACCGCCTGACGTCGTCCAACAGCAGCACCATTGATGGAAATCGACTACTACCAATGAAGACCGCTGCACCCAGTTTCGCTGAATTTGGCATTGCCTTGTCGCCTGTTCTGATGTTCAATATCAGAAGAAAAGACCATGATGAGAACTCTTTAGACACCGCCCTTCATGAATCAACTTTACAGATGTCCAAAACTGTTTCGGCTGCTATGTCGACAGCACACGTGAACATCTCAGCCAACAGCCGCACTGCCACTGTTGCATCCTTTAAGAACGTGGAGACGGAGTTACAGCAAAAGGATGCTTCCAGTGACAATTATAACAAAAGTATCAGCAGCAGTAGGGATATCGGTGGTCACATGTTGAGGACCGTGAGTCGTCCATTGTCGGCGCCAATGCCAAGACGCTCTACATCTATCAGTGACCTTGCACGTGATTTGCCGACCCCGAGGCAAGCTGCTCACTCAGTATCGCTCCCAACTCCAGCTCGGTTTTCTGATGATGAACAAGCAAAACCAGCTAAGCTGAGACTTGATGCACCAAAACCTCAATCGGCGCTGGTGACGTCGACAAAAACCAAGGCAGTAGAGCCACAGTCAGTGATGGCTTCCAAGCCTTCTTCTGCTTCTGCTTCCCCCAGCAACACCTACAGAACCCAAAACACTGATCAGGTTAAGTCTGGCTCGTCTATCCATGCTCCCACAAGCAATGAAGACATAATCAAGGCAATGTCTTCTTCTGCTACTTCTCCCAAGACCACTGAGCGCTTTGCTTCCAAACCTGAGGTGAAGGACGCGTGTGAAACTGAAAGTCCTTCACTTCTAACCGCATATGACatccaagaaaaaataaacagccTCTCAATACATGCCAAAGAGACACGAACTCAGAAGAGGAGGAGACGTCGAGAAAAGGCTAAGCTATATGCCAGCTTGCGAGCTCTGTCGAATGAAACAACGCCAGCCAACGACAGCAAGGCTGATAATACGCAGGCTAGCGTCACTGAGATTGATGAGGATGTTACTACCACTGTTGCATCCTTTAAGAACGTGAAGACGAAGTTACAGCAAAAGGATGCCTCAAGTGGCAATGATAACAAAAGTGTCAATAGCAGTAGGGATATCATTGGTCACATGTTGAGGATCGTGAGTCATCCATCGTCGGCGCCAATGCCAAGACGCTCTACATCTATCAGTGACCTTGCACGTGATTTGGCGACCCCGAGGCAAGCTGCTCACTCAGTATCACTCCCAGACCTGACCATGGTGCAAACTCCAGCTCGGTTTTCTAATGGTGAACAAGCAAAACCATCTAAGCTGCGACTTGATGCACCAAAACCTCAATCGGCGCTGGTGACGTCGACAAAAACCAAGGCAGTAGAGCCACAGTCAGTGATGGCTTCCAAGCCTTCTTCTGCTTCTGCTTCCCCCAGCAACACCTACAGAACCCAAAACACTGATCAGGTTAAGTCTGGCTCGTCTATCCATGCTCCCACAAGCAATAAAGACAGAATCAAGGCAGTGTCTTCTTCTGCTATGGCTCCAAAAACATCTGAGCGTTTCACTACCAAGCCTGGTTCGTCTATCGATGCTCCCACAGGCAATAAAGACAGAATCAAGGCAGTGTCTTCTTCTGTTACAGCTTCCAAGACATCTGAGCATTTTGCTACCAAGCCTGGTTCGTCTATCGATGCTCCCACAGGCAAGAAAGACAGAATCAAGGCAGTGTCTTCTTCTGTTACAGCTTCCAAGACATCTGAGCGTTTTGCTACCAAGCCTGGATCGTCTATCGATGCTCCTACAGGCAATAAACACAGAATCAAGGCAGTGTCTTCTTCTGTTACAGCTCCAAAGACATCTGAGCGTTTTGCTACCAAGCCTGGATCGTATATCGATGCTCCCACAGGCAATAAAGGCAGAATCAAGGCAGTTTCTTCTTCTGCTACTACTTCCAAGACCACTGGGCGCTTGGCTCCGTCGGGTTTGTCTTTACATGCTCTTCCAAGAAACATAGACAGAACAAGTTCTAGTAAATCAATCTCTTCGAAGCGTTCAAGCGACTCAGGCCCTTCAGCATACACGCTAAGGGTGATAAGGGAGAACCTCAGGACCAGCAGCCTTTCAGTGACGCCCCCAGAAAGGAGCCTTCAGACGCCTGTACCACCGAAACCAACTGAagcacaaaaaagaaaagcacGCAGGGTGAAGCTGGAGATGTACCTGAGCATGAGCTTAAATACTCAAGGGGTTCATAGAAGAGGGTCATCTAATACACCAAGTGCTGCTAAACGCACAATCAAAATGACTGAAGATGCATTCCCGACGACGGGAACAAGTGGCGGGCGTCAGAAAGCCACGGTTATTGATAGAGCAGATGCATCGAAGTGTCCCACTGGCTAG